GGGTCACGAGGCGTTCTCCGCCATGCGTGCCCGTGGTGCCAAGTCCACCGACATCGCGATCCTGGTGGTCGCGGCCAACGACGGCGTCATGCCGCAGACGGTCGAGGCGTTGAACCACGCCAAGGCCGCCGGCGTGCCGATCGTGGTCGCGGTCAACAAGATCGACGTCGAGGGCGCGGACCCGACCAAGGTCCGCGGCCAGCTCACCGAGTTCGGCCTGGTGGCCGAGGAGTACGGCGGCGACACCATGTTCGTCGACATCTCCGCCCGCCAGGGCCTCAACATCGAGGAGCTGCTGGAGGCCGTGGTCCTGACCGCGGACGCCTCCCTCGACCTGCGCGCCAACCCGGAGCAGGACGCCCAGGGCATCGCGATCGAGGCCCACCTGGACAAGGGCCGCGGCGCCATGGCGACGCTGCTCATCCAGCGCGGCACCCTGCGGGTCGGCGACTCGATCGTGGTCGGCGACTCCTACGGCCGCGTCCGCGCGATGCTGGACGAGAACGGCAACAGCCTCTCCGAGGCCGGCCCGTCCCGTCCCGTCATGCTGCTCGGTCTGACCTCGGTGCCCCGCGCCGGCGACAGCTTCATCGTCGTCGACGAGGACCGCACCGCGCGCCAGATCGCCGAGAAGCGCTCCGCCCGCGACCGCAACGCCTCGATGGCCCAGCGCCGCGTCCGCGTCTCGCTGGAGGGCTTCGAGGCCGCGCTGGCCGCCGGCAACATCGAGAAGCTCAACCTCATCATCAAGGGTGACGTCTCCGGTTCCGTCGAAGCCCTCGAGGACGCGCTCGTCAAGCTGGACGTGGGCGAAGAGGTCGAGCTGCGCATCCTGCACCGCGGTGTGGGTGCCATCACCGAGTCCGACGTGGACCTGGCGATGGGCTCGGACGCCATCATCATCGGCTTCAACGTGCGCGCCGAGGGGCGTGCCCGTACCGCGGCCGAGCGCGAGGGCGTCGACATCCGGTACTACTCGGTCATCTACCAGGCGATCGAGGAGATCGAGGCCGCGCTCAAGGGCCTGCTCAAGCCTGAGTACGAGGAGGTGCGCCTCGGCTCCGCGGAGATCCGCGAGGTGTTCCGCTCCTCCAAGTTCGGCAACATCGCCGGTGTGCTCGTCCGCGAGGGCATCATCCGCCGCAACACCAAGGCGCGCCTGCTGCGCGACGGCAAGGTCGTGGCGGAGAACCTCAACATCGAGGGCCTGCGCCGCTTCAAGGACGACGCGACCGAGGTCCGCGAGGGCTTCGAGGCCGGTGTCACCCTCGGTTCGTTCAACGACATCAAGGTCGAGGACGTCATCGAGACCTACGAGATGCGGGAGAAGCCGCGCTCGTAGCAGGTGCCTGACCGGGGCCGGTCGGCGGGTGCGTTAACCCGTCGACCGGCCCCGGCCGCGCTTGTTAGGGTCGGGGCCAGTCGGAACATCCTTCGAGGCCCCCAGACCGGCTCAGGTCTGTCCCCCATGTTCGTAGGAACACTCACCTTCGACCTGCTCCTCGGCGACGTGCACTCGCTCAAGGAGAAGCGCTCGATCGTGCGGCCCATCGTGGCCGAACTGCAGCGCAAGTACAGCGTGTGCGCCGCAGAGGTAGGCAACCAGGATCTGCACCGCAGGGCCGAGATCGGCTGCGCGGTGGTGTCCGGCGACGCCGGGTACGTCAGCGAGATCCTGGACAGCTGTGAGCGGCTCGTCGCCGGCCGCCCCGAGGTGGTGCTGCTCTCCGCACGGAGGCGGTACCACCACGACGACGACGAATGACCTGCGGGAGTCACCACCGTCACACCCGCACAGGACCGAGAGCGCCCACAAGGCTGGGCGCGGGCGGGTACGTTGGGGAGAGGGCCCCACCGGGTGAGGTCATGACCCGGGGTACGCGCCTACTGCACGAGGAGGCAACGTGACCGACACCGCTAGGGCGCGCAAGCTCGCCGACCGCATCCAGGTGGTCGTGGCGGAGACCCTGCAGCGCCGGATCAAGGACCCCCGCCTGGGGTACGTCACCATCACCGACGCCCGGGTCACCGGGGACCTGCGCGAGGCCACCGTCTTCTACACCGTCTACGGTGACGAGACCGAGCGCGAGTCCAGCGCGGCCGCGCTGGAGAGCGCCAAGGGCATCCTGCGCTCCGAGGTCGGCAAGCAGACCGGGGTCCGGTTCACGCCGACCCTGACCTTCGTCGCCGACGCCCTGCCGGACAACGCCCGGAACATCGACGACCTGCTGGACAAGGCGCGGCTCTCCGACGCCGCCGTCCGCACGGCCGCCGCCGGAGCCGCGTACGCCGGCGAGGCCGACCCCTACAAGGCGGCGCGCGACGACGACGAGGACGAGTGACCGTGGCCGGGGAGCCGGCCGAGTCCGGTGCCGCGGGGGCGGTCTCCACCATCGGGGTGGAGACCGCCCTCGCGGTGCTTCCGGGCCCGCGCAGCGCCTCGCCGTCCGCCTCCGGGGCGGAGGCGGACGGCGGCAGCGGCGGCCCGGGCCGGTTCGAGGAGGAGTGGCGGCGCGCCCTCGAACTGATCGCGGACAGCGACGAGATCGACCTGGTCTGCCACATCTGCCCGGACGGCGACGCGCTGGGCTCGGCGCTGGCCGCCGGGCTGGCGCTGCGCGGCCTGGGCAAGCGGGTGCGGGTGTCGTTCGGCGACGACCCGCAGGTCATCCCGGAGTCGCTGTCCTTCCTGCCCGGGCAGGAGCTGATCGTCCCCGCCGCCGCGGTGCCCGCCGCGCCCGCGCTGGTGCTGGCCTTCGACGCCGCCTCCGAGGAGCGGCTCGGCCTGCTGCGGGAGAAGGCGTTCGCGGCGGGCGCGCTGGTGGTCTTCGACCACCACGCCTCCAACCCCGGCTTCGGCACCGTCCGGCTGATCGACCCGGCCGCGCCCGCCACCGCCGTCCTGGTGGACGAGCTGCTGCGGCGGCTGCGGGTGCCGCTCGACCAGTCCCTGGCGACCTGCCTGTACACCGGCATCGCCACCGACACCGGCTCGTTCAAGTACCGGGCCACCACGCCCGCCACCCACGAGATGGCCGGGCGGATGCTGGCCACCGGCATCCGGCAGGACCTGATCTCCCGCCAGCTGTGGGACACCACCTCCTTCGGGTACCTCAAGGTGCTCGCCGGGGCGCTGGAGCGGGCCGCCTTCGAGCCCGAGGAGGCCGGCGGGCACGGGCTGGTGTGGACCTGGGTGCCGTACCAGGACCTGGCGCTGTTCGGCGTCACCGTGGAGGAGATCGAGGGCCTGATCGACGTGCTGCGCAAGCCCGCCGAGGCGGACGTCGCGCTGGTGCTCAAGCAGGACCCGGACGGCACGCTGCGCGGCTCCTGCCGCTCGCGCGGCGCGGTGGACGTCGCGGCGGTGTGCGCCCGGCTGGGCGGCGGCGGGCACGTGTACGCGGCCGGGTTCAGCGCGCGGGAGGCCGTGGACGCCGTGGTGGAGCGGTTCCGGGCGGCGCTGGCCGAGGTCGCGGCGGCGGCGGACTCCGCGGGGCCGGGCGCGCGCTAGGCTCGTGCGGTCCGGCGGTCGGGCCGCCGGAGCGGCCGCGCAGCGACGCGCGCGGGATCGCGAAACGATCGACGCGCGCAGGATCTCGAAATGATGATGAGCGATGAAGCGTAAAGGGACGGGCCCCGACGGGCTGGTCGTCGTCGACAAGCCGGAGGGCATCACCTCGCACGGCGTGGTCGCCAAGCTCCGCTGGCTGGCCGGGACGCGGAAGGTCGGGCACGCGGGCACCCTCGACCCGATGGCCACCGGCGTGCTGGTGATCGGCGTCGAGCGGGCCACCCGGCTGCTCGGGCACCTGATGCTCACCGCCAAGACCTACGAGGCCACCATCCGGCTCGGGCAGACCACGGTCACCGACGACCGGGAGGGCGAGGTCACCGCCTCCGTCCCGGCCGACGGCGTGGCCCGCGAGGCCGTCGACGCCGGGATCGCCGCACTCACCGGCGAGATCATGCAGGTGCCGTCGAAGGTCAGCGCGATCAAGATCGACGGGAAGCGCTCGTACGCCCGGGTCCGCGAGGGCGAGGACTTCGAGCTGGCCGCCCGGCCCACCACGGTGCACGCGTTCACGGTGCACGAGGTGCGCCCGGCCGTCGCCGAGGACGGCACGCCGGTGCTCGACCTGGACGTCACCGTGGAGTGCTCCTCCGGGACGTACATCCGGGCGCTGGCCCGGGACCTGGGCGCGGCGCTCGGCGTCGGCGGGCACCTGACCGCGCTGCGGCGCACCAGGGTCGGGCCGTACGCGGTGGAGTCCGCGCGCACCCTGGAGCAGCTGGAGGAGAAGCTGGAGGTGCTGCCGATCGCCGAGGCCGCGGCGGCCGCCTTCCCGCGCTGGGACGTGGACGCCGAACAGGCCCGGCTGCTCTCCAACGGCGTCCGGCTGGACGCGCCCGGGCTGGGCGCGGACGGGCCGGTCGCGGTCTTCGACCCGGACGGGCGGTTCCTGGCGCTGATCGAGGAGCGCGGCGGCAAGGCCAAGCCGGTGGCGGTGTTCGTCGGCTGAGGGCCCAGGGCCGGGGGTCAGGGGCCGAGGGCCGGGGCCGCCGGCGGCTCAGCGCAGCGCCAGGTGCCAGTCGGTGCTGCGCAGGAAGCGGCCCGAGCGCTGCGGGTACTCGAAGTCGCACGGGCCGCCGTCGGTGAAGCCCAGGCGCGCGCACAGCGCGTTGGAGGGGGCGTTGTCGACGGCGGGGAAGGCGTGCAGCGTGCCGGGGGCGGCGGGGTCGGCGGCCACCAGGGCGCGCAGCTCGGCCAGCAGCGCCCGGCCGGCCGCCAGGGCGACGCCGCGGCCCTGGAACTCCGGCAGCACGTTCCAGCCGCTCTCGTGCACCTCGGCGCTCCGCCACTCGCGCCGGTGGCGGGCGATCGAGCCGGCCTCCGCGCCGTCGACCAGCACCGCGTGCACCACGCCGCCCAGGGCCGGGAGCGCGAGGTAGCGGCGGTGGCGCAGGAGCAGCTGCTCCTCGGTCTCCGGGCCGCCGACGTGCCGGCGCATCGCCGGGGTGTTGATCCGGCGCAGCAGGCCGAGGCGGGAGTCGGACCAGGGTTCCAGGCGGACGTCCATGCCGGGCAGGGTGGCCCGGGGCGGCGGGGCGGCGCCAGCGGTTTTCCGGCGCGGGGCGCTCAGCGGGGGCCGGGCGGCTCCGGGCAGGCGGGCCGGGCCGGCGGGGCGAGCGGGGCGTCGCCGGGGGCGGGGGCGAGGCCGCGCAGCAGGTGGTCGAGGACGTCGTCGAGGACCTGGCCGAGGGCCGGGCCGGTGAGGACGCCGGCGGCGGCGCGGGCGGCGACGCCGTGGACGGCGGTGAAGAGCACCTCGAAGACGCGCTCCGGGCTGCCCGGGCGGACCAGCCCGGCGCGCTGGCCGCGGGCGATGACCTCGTACGCCTCGGACTCCAACGGCTGCCAGGCGGTGCGCAGTTCGTCGGTGACGCCGGGGGCGTGCTTGCGGATGAAGGTCAGTTCGAGCATGGCCGGGCGCTCGGCGGCGAAGTCCGTGTAGGCGCGGGCGAAGGCGCGGATCCGGGCGTCGAAGCCGGGGCCGGCCTCGGCCAGCCGGGCCCGGGCGGCGGCGGAGATCCGCTGGATGCCGGTCAGCGCGAGGGCGTCGAGCAGGGCCTGCTTGTCGCGGAAGTGGCGGCTGGGCGCGGCGTGGCTGACGTCCAGGGCGCGGGCGAGTTCGCGCAGCGAGAGGGCGTCCGGGCCGTGTTCCTGGAGGGCCTTCTCGGCCTGGGCCAGCAGTGCGGCGCGGAGGTCCCCGTGGTGGTAGCGGCCCGTTCGCATGGGGTCATGATAGGCGGATGTAGCCATTGACCACTTTGTAGTCGGCGACTACATTCGGTCCCGTCGCCGCCGATCCCGGGCGGCCCGCCCGTCAGGAGCCAGTGATGGACCACGCCCGCCGCACCGCCGTGATCACCGGCGCCTCCACCGGGATAGGCGCCGCCTTCGCCCGCGAACTCGCCGCCCGCGGCGCGCACCCGGTCCTGGTCGCCCGCAGCGGGGACCGGCTGGCCGCGCTCGCCGCCGAACTCACCGCCGCGCACGGCGTCCCGGCCCTCGCCCTGCCCCTGGACCTCACCGCGCCCGGCGCCGCCGCCCGGCTCGAACGCTCGCTCGCCGAACGGGGGCTGGAGACCGACCTGCTGGTCAACAACGCGGGCTTCGGCACGCACGGCCCGCTCGGCGCCGCCGACCCCGAGCGGATCGCCGACCAGGTGCGGCTCAACTGCCTCGCCCTGACCGAACTGACCACCCGGCTGCTGCCCGGCATGCTCGCCCGCCGCCGCGGCGCCGTGGTCAACCTCGCCAGCACCGCCGCCTACCAGCCGCTGCCCGGCATGGCGGTCTACGGGGCCAGCAAGGCGTACGTGCTCTCCTTCACCGAGGCGCTCGCCCACGAACTGCGGGGCACCGGCGTGCGGGCGCTGGCGGTCTGCCCCGGCGCCACCGACACCCCGTTCTTCTCGGTGCTGGGCGGCGAGGTCACCGGCCCCGGCGGCAAGCGCACCCCCGAACAGGTGGTGGACACCGCGCTGCGCGCCCTCGCCCGCGGCCGGGCCAGCCGGGTCGACGGCCTGCTCAACCGGCTCACCGCGGCCTCCCCCCGGCTGCTGCCGCGCCGCGCGGTGCCCGCCGTCGCCGCCCGCTTCACCCAAGTGCGCGAAATGGGCTGACAGTTGGGGCCGTACGCCCCGAGCGGTACCGGCGGACGGGGGCGGGCCGGGTGGTCCGGCCCGGGGTGCGCGCCGGACAGCCCGGCAGGGGGCGCGCGGAGTGAAACGGTGTGGTGAGAGGGGCGTACGGGGTGCCGTGTGACGGGTGGGGGGCAGGCTGACCGCGGCGTGTACGGCGGCCGTACCCCGGTCCCGCGCGGGGCCGGACGCGGCCCGGCGGGAGGACTGGCGGGATGGGCGAGGGTGCGGACGCCGGCTTCGCGGGGGATCCGGCACAGGCGCTGCTGCGGATCAGGGACCAGCAGGGCCGGCTGTGCGGCCTCGGCTTCGTCGCCGACCGCAGCGGCACGGTGGTCACCGCGCACGAGGCGGTGGCCGGACTGCCCCGGCTGGTGCTGCACACCCCCGGCGGGCAGAGCCGGGTGCTCGGCCCCGAGAGCGTCGACCTGCTGCCCGACCGCGGCCTGGCCCTGCTGCGCACCGCCGCCGTCGGCGGCGTGCCGGCCCCGCCCTGCCGATCGGGCGCGGCCCGGTCACCGGCCCCGTCGCCGTGCCGCACCAGCGCTGGGAGGACGGCGCGCCCGCCCTGGCCCGGGGCGGCCCGCTCGGCCGGGAGAGCGGCCGCTGCGGCGACGGCGCCCTGGTGCGCACCGTCCCCGGCGTCCTGCTGCTCGACCTGGCGGCGACCCCGCTCGCCGGGGCGCCCGTCCTCGACCCGGAGACCGGCGCGGTGCTCGCCGTGATCGCCCCCCGGGTGCGCGCCGTCCCCGGCCCCGGCACGGCCGCCGTCCCGCTCGCCGCCGACACCGCGCCCGACGCGGACACCCGCTCGGCCGGCTGCTGGCCCGCAACGCCGCCGACGCCCCCGCGTACGGGCGGGCGCTCAACCTCGGCGGGGCGCTGCGGCTGGCCCGGGCCCAGTTGGAGGGCGCCGCCGCCGGACCCGGCCGGATCGCCGACCTCGCCGCCGACCGGGTCGACCGCCCCGACGGCCTCAGCGGCGAGGAGCCGCAGGACGTGCTCACCGTGCTGCTCGGCGGCAGCGGCAGCGGCCGCACCACCGAACTCGCCGCGCTCGCCGTCCGCCGCGCGGGCGCCGCCCGGCCGCTGCCCACCCTGTGGCTGCGCGGCGCCGACCTCGCCCCCGGCGACCGCACCCTGGGCGACCCGCTGCGCCGCCGACTCGCCGCCGCCGCCCGGGAGTCGGGCCTGCCCGAGGTCGAACCGGGCGAGCTCGCCGCCCTGTGCGCCGACGCCGGACGGCCGCTGCTGGTGGTGCTCGACGGGCCCGAGGAGGCCCCGCTCGCGCTGTCCGCGCGCTGGCTGACCGCCGGGCTGGAATGGCTGCGCACCCACCGGGCCAGGGCCCTGGTCGCCTGCCGCCCCGACGGCTGGGACCAGCTCGGCCCCTGGCGCTCCGCCGCCCGCGCGCTGTGGCTCGGCCCGCTCACCGACGACGCCGCGGCCCGGGCCGGGCGGCGCTACGGGCTGCCAGGGCGTTCCTCGGCCCGGCCGAGCGCGGCCACCCGCTCGCCCTGCGGCTGGCCGGCGAACTGCGCGGCGCGGGCGTGCACGGCCCGGTCGGCAGCCGGGCCGAACTCTTCGACGGCTGGCTCGACCTGGCCTGCCTCACCGTCGCCCGCCGGGTCGCCCCACCCGGGCGGCCCGCGCCGGCACCGCCGCGGCGGGCCGGCCGCGCCCGGCGAGGACGCCCGGCAGGTGCGCCGGCTGGCCGCCGTCGCGGCCGGGCGGCTGCACGAGGCCGCGCGGCTGATGCTCGGCGCGGGGGACGGGGCGCTGCCCGCCGAGGAGTTCGCGCGGCTGTTCCCGGAGGCGGGCGGGTGGGCCCGGGCCGTCCGGGAGGAACGGCTGCTGGTGCCGGCGGGCGCGGGGTACCGGGCCGGGCACGAGGAGTGGGGGGAGTGGCTGCAGAGCCTGCACCTGGACCTGGACGCGGCGCTGCGGCTGGTGCTGGAGGAGGGGCGGAGCCGGACGCGGGGGAGGCCGGGCCCGGCGGAGCGCCGCGCACCCCGCGGACGGCGGCGGCCCCGGCCCGCTCCCGGGCCGCTGCCGCTGCCCGGCCTGCCACGGCCCTCGCCGAGACCCCCGTAGAGGCCCCCGCCGAGACCCCCGTCGAGGCCCTCGACGGGACCGGCGCCGGTGCCGGGGTCGGGCGGTGCCGGGTCGGGGTGGTGACGGGGGCGCTGCGGCGGGCCGGGGAGGCGCGCGGGGCGGCGGCGCTGGACGGGTGGCTGCGGCGGGCCCTGGCGGCGCTGGAGCGCTCCGAGCGCGGCGGGGAGGCCGACTGGTGGGCCGGCCGGCTGCTGGCGGCGGGCCTGGCGGGGAGCCCGGAGCCGTCCGCGCACCGGGAGTTGCTGGAGCGGCTGGCCGAACGGGCCGGGCGGGACGAGCGGTTCGGCGCGGCGTTCTGGGCCGGCCTGCCGCTGCCGGTGGCCGAACGGGTCGCGCTGCTGGGCGGGTTGGCGCACGGCCCGGGCCGCCGGGAGGTGGTCCGGGCGGCGGCGGCCGAGCTGTTGGCCGCCGACCCGCACGGGGTGCTGCCGCTGCTGTGCGCCTGGTACGGCCGGACCGCCGGGGACGAGGGGGGCGCCGCCGAGCTGGCCGACGAACTGCTGTACGAGCACCGGACGCTGGCGCTGGACGAGCTGACGGAGGCCCTGGTCGCCGCCGCCCACCCGCGGGCGGACGCGCTGCTGGGCCGGCTGGCCGAGCGGGAGCCCTCCGCGCTGTGCCGGGCGGTCGACCGGTGGAGCCACGACCCGCGCCCCGAGCGGCACGTCGCGGCGGCCGTGCACGCGCTGCGCACCGCCCCGCACGCGGGCGGCTCCGGCGCCCGGCTGCTGCGGCTGGCGGCCCGGACGCTGCTGGCCCGGGAGGACGAACCGGCCCTGCACGGCGCGGCGCTGGCGCTGCTGGTGCGCGATCCGCAGGGCCGGGCCGAGCACCTGGCGGCCGCGCTGGCCGCGTACCGGGCGGGCGACCCGTTCCTGACCGCCGAGGTGCTGTCCGGGCTGCTGGCCGAGCACCCGGCCCAGGTGCTGGCGGCGGTGCGCGAGCGGCTGCGGGCGCCGGACGCCCGGCCGGAGGAGGAGCTGCGGGTGCTGGAGGCCGCCGCCGACCCGGCGACGGCCCGCTCCGGGCTGCTGCTCGCCGCCGAGCTGCTGCCCGGCGGCCCCGAGCGGGCCGGGGAGGTCGCCCGGCACCTGGACCGGCTGCTGGACGCCGGGCGGGACGGCCGGCCGCTGCTGGACGCGGTGCTGGCCGCCGGGCCGCCGGTGCGGGCCGTCTTCGTGCCGGTGCTGGCCGCGCCCGGCGGCGGCCGGGAGGAGCTGCTGGACGCCCTGCTGGCCGCCGAGCGGGACGCCGGGGTGCTGGCCGCGGTGGTGGAGGCGCTGGCCGCCCGGCACGCCGGGCACCCCGGGCGGCGGGTGCGCGGGCTGCTGTGCCTGGTCGCCGAGCGGTGGCCGGGCGCGGACGCCGCCCTGGTGCGCTGTGCGGGCCGCTGGGCGGGTTTCGCCCGGCTGCTGGCGTCCTGGCCCGAGGAGGGCCCGCCGCCGCCCCAGGGGCCCCGGCTGGCCCTGATGCGGGCCCTCGCCGCGTCCGGCCGGGACCCGCAGTACGCCGCGGCCGAGGCCGAGCGGCGGGTCGACCGTCCCGGCGGCCGTCTGACCGGTCACACCAAGGGCCTTCCGGTACCTGGGCAGGGCCGGTCGCATGGCACGCTATAGGGGTTCGGTTTCGGTCTTTCGAGTGCACGGGTTGTGCACACCGTAGGAACAAGGAGCGGTCAGGTGCAGCGCTGGCACGGCCTGGAGGAGATCCCCGGGGACTGGGGGCGCAGCGTCGTCACCATCGGATCGTTCGACGGGGTCCACCGCGGACACCAGTTGATCATCAACCGGGTGGTGGAACTGGCCGGCGAGCTGGGGGCGAAGTCGGTGGTGGTCACCTTCGACCCGCACCCCAGCGAGGTGGTCCGCCCCGGTACCCACCCGCCGCTGCTCGCCCCGCAGCCGCGCCGGGCCGAACTGGTCGAGCAGCTGGGCGTGGACGCCGTCCTGGTGCTGCCGTTCACCGCCGAGTTCTCGCAGGAGTCCCCGGAGTACTTCGTCCGCTCGGTGCTGGTCGACGCGCTGCACGCCAAGGCGGTCGTCGAGGGCCCCAACTTCCGCTTCGGGCACCGCGCGGCGGGCAACGTCGAGCTGCTGGCCGAGCTCGGCCGGGCCGCCGACTTCACCGTCGAGGTGGTCGACCTCCAGGTGCGCGGCACCGCGGGCGACGGCGAGCCGTTCTCCTCCAGCCTGTGCCGCCGCCTGGTCGCGGCCGGCGACATGGCCGGCGTCGCCGAGATCCTCGGCCGCCCGCACCGGGTCGAGGGCGAGGTCGTCCGCGGCGCCCAGCGCGGCCGCGAACTCGGCTACCCCACCGCCAACGTGGACACCGTCGCGCACTCGGCGGTCCCCGCCGACGGCGTGTACGCGGGCTGGCTGACCGCCGACGGCGAGACCATGCCCGCCGCCATCTCGGTCGGCACCAACCCGACCTTCGACGGCACCGCCCGCACCGTCGAGGCGTACGCCATCGACCGGGTCGGCCTCGACCTGTACGGGCAGCACGTCGCCGTGGACTTCCTGGCCTGGCTGCGCGGCATGGAGAAGTTCGACTCCGTCGACGCCCTGCTGGAGCGGATGGCCGAGGACGTCAAGCGCGCCCGGGACCTCACCGAGCGCCCCTGACCCCGGGCGGGCGCGAGGAGCCCCCGCGGAGCACTGCTCCGCGGGGGCTCCGGTCGTCCGCGCGCCCGGCTCAGCCCTGGTGGGGCGGCGGGTAGCCGTACCCCGGGGGCGGCGCCTCGTGCGGCGGCGGGTAGCCGTAGCCGGGCTGCGGGGCCTGCGGCGGGTACGGCTGCTGGCCCTGCTGCGGGTAGCCGGGCTGCGGCGGCTGCTGCCAGGGCTGGCCCTGCTGCGGGTAGCCGCCCTGATGCGGGTACGGCTGCTGCGGGTACGGCTGCTGTTGCTGCTGCGGGTAGCCGCCCTGCTGCGGGTACTGCTGCTGTTGCTGCTGGCCCTGCCAGCCGGCCTGCTGCTGGGAGCGGGCGATGTCCTCGCCGACCAGCGTCGCCAGCTCGAAGTAGGCCTCGCGGACCTTCGGCCGCATCATCTGCAGGTTGACCTCGGCGCCGGCCGCCAGGCTCTCGTCGAACGGCACCACCACGACGCCGCGGCAGCGGGTCTGGAAGTGCGCCACGATGTCCTCGACCTTGATCATCTTGCTGGTCTCGCGCACCCCGGAGACCACCGTGATCGACCGCTGCACCAGGTCCGCGTAGCCGTGCGCGGACAGCCAGTCCAGGGTGGTCGAGGCGCTGGACGCGCCGTCCACGCTGGGCGTGGCCACCACGATCAGCTGGTCCGCGAGGTCCAGCACGCCGCGCATCGCCGAGTACAGCAGACCGGTGCCGGAGTCGGTCAGGATGATCGGGTAGTGCTGCCCGAGCGCCTGGATGACCTGGCGGTAGTCCGAGTCGTCGAAGGTGGTGGAGACCGCCGGGTCCACGTCGTTGGCGACGATCTCCAGGCCCGAGTTCGGGTCCTGCGAGGTGTACTGGCGGATGTCCATGTAGCTGCGGATGTTCGGGATCGCCGTCACCAGGTCGCGGATGGTCGCCCCGGTCTGCCGCTTGATGCGGCGGCCCAGGGTGCCCGCGTCCGGGTTGGCGTCGATCGCGATGACCTTGTCCTGCCGCTCGCTGGCCAGCATCGCGCCCAGCGAGGTGGTGGTCGTGGTCTTGCCGACACCGCCCTTGAGGCTGATCACCGCGATCCGGTAGCAGGTCATCACCGGGTGCCGGATCAGCTCCAGCTTCTGCTGCCGGCCGGCCTGCGCCGACTTGCCGCCGAACTGGAACCTCGACTGCTTCTGCACCTTCGGCTGGCCGCGCAGCAGCCGGTCCGAGGACAGCTCCACCGCGGCCGTGTAGCCGAGCGCCGCACCGTGCGCGGAGGGCTGCCCCGCCGCCTGCTGGAACTGCGCCGGGGCCTGCGGCGCACCGCCGACGCCGTGCTGCTGCGGGGGCTGCGGCGCGTACTGCTGCGGCGGCTGCTGCTGCCC
The window above is part of the Kitasatospora sp. NA04385 genome. Proteins encoded here:
- a CDS encoding GNAT family N-acetyltransferase, whose amino-acid sequence is MDVRLEPWSDSRLGLLRRINTPAMRRHVGGPETEEQLLLRHRRYLALPALGGVVHAVLVDGAEAGSIARHRREWRSAEVHESGWNVLPEFQGRGVALAAGRALLAELRALVAADPAAPGTLHAFPAVDNAPSNALCARLGFTDGGPCDFEYPQRSGRFLRSTDWHLALR
- the truB gene encoding tRNA pseudouridine(55) synthase TruB; translated protein: MKRKGTGPDGLVVVDKPEGITSHGVVAKLRWLAGTRKVGHAGTLDPMATGVLVIGVERATRLLGHLMLTAKTYEATIRLGQTTVTDDREGEVTASVPADGVAREAVDAGIAALTGEIMQVPSKVSAIKIDGKRSYARVREGEDFELAARPTTVHAFTVHEVRPAVAEDGTPVLDLDVTVECSSGTYIRALARDLGAALGVGGHLTALRRTRVGPYAVESARTLEQLEEKLEVLPIAEAAAAAFPRWDVDAEQARLLSNGVRLDAPGLGADGPVAVFDPDGRFLALIEERGGKAKPVAVFVG
- a CDS encoding bifunctional riboflavin kinase/FAD synthetase — protein: MQRWHGLEEIPGDWGRSVVTIGSFDGVHRGHQLIINRVVELAGELGAKSVVVTFDPHPSEVVRPGTHPPLLAPQPRRAELVEQLGVDAVLVLPFTAEFSQESPEYFVRSVLVDALHAKAVVEGPNFRFGHRAAGNVELLAELGRAADFTVEVVDLQVRGTAGDGEPFSSSLCRRLVAAGDMAGVAEILGRPHRVEGEVVRGAQRGRELGYPTANVDTVAHSAVPADGVYAGWLTADGETMPAAISVGTNPTFDGTARTVEAYAIDRVGLDLYGQHVAVDFLAWLRGMEKFDSVDALLERMAEDVKRARDLTERP
- a CDS encoding bifunctional oligoribonuclease/PAP phosphatase NrnA codes for the protein MAGEPAESGAAGAVSTIGVETALAVLPGPRSASPSASGAEADGGSGGPGRFEEEWRRALELIADSDEIDLVCHICPDGDALGSALAAGLALRGLGKRVRVSFGDDPQVIPESLSFLPGQELIVPAAAVPAAPALVLAFDAASEERLGLLREKAFAAGALVVFDHHASNPGFGTVRLIDPAAPATAVLVDELLRRLRVPLDQSLATCLYTGIATDTGSFKYRATTPATHEMAGRMLATGIRQDLISRQLWDTTSFGYLKVLAGALERAAFEPEEAGGHGLVWTWVPYQDLALFGVTVEEIEGLIDVLRKPAEADVALVLKQDPDGTLRGSCRSRGAVDVAAVCARLGGGGHVYAAGFSAREAVDAVVERFRAALAEVAAAADSAGPGAR
- a CDS encoding TetR/AcrR family transcriptional regulator, coding for MRTGRYHHGDLRAALLAQAEKALQEHGPDALSLRELARALDVSHAAPSRHFRDKQALLDALALTGIQRISAAARARLAEAGPGFDARIRAFARAYTDFAAERPAMLELTFIRKHAPGVTDELRTAWQPLESEAYEVIARGQRAGLVRPGSPERVFEVLFTAVHGVAARAAAGVLTGPALGQVLDDVLDHLLRGLAPAPGDAPLAPPARPACPEPPGPR
- a CDS encoding DUF503 domain-containing protein, whose amino-acid sequence is MFVGTLTFDLLLGDVHSLKEKRSIVRPIVAELQRKYSVCAAEVGNQDLHRRAEIGCAVVSGDAGYVSEILDSCERLVAGRPEVVLLSARRRYHHDDDE
- a CDS encoding SDR family oxidoreductase, with the protein product MDHARRTAVITGASTGIGAAFARELAARGAHPVLVARSGDRLAALAAELTAAHGVPALALPLDLTAPGAAARLERSLAERGLETDLLVNNAGFGTHGPLGAADPERIADQVRLNCLALTELTTRLLPGMLARRRGAVVNLASTAAYQPLPGMAVYGASKAYVLSFTEALAHELRGTGVRALAVCPGATDTPFFSVLGGEVTGPGGKRTPEQVVDTALRALARGRASRVDGLLNRLTAASPRLLPRRAVPAVAARFTQVREMG
- the rbfA gene encoding 30S ribosome-binding factor RbfA, with product MTDTARARKLADRIQVVVAETLQRRIKDPRLGYVTITDARVTGDLREATVFYTVYGDETERESSAAALESAKGILRSEVGKQTGVRFTPTLTFVADALPDNARNIDDLLDKARLSDAAVRTAAAGAAYAGEADPYKAARDDDEDE
- a CDS encoding MinD/ParA family protein, which translates into the protein MSSDRDGVYVGDNAAEDDDDWSDAPDYSAPSWYTQSAAPGAPVAAPPPQPPVQQQAQPPQVQPPPGQQQASPPLQQQVPAPQPPVAQQPPAQQQVPGPPPVAEQPAPQPPAPQPPVAEQQAPQPPVQPQAVQQPPAPQPPVQQQPYPPQGQQPYPAQPDAQQPQAPQQAQPPQQWPNQPYPQQGQPPQPYPPQGQQPQQQWPNQQQPVDPRAGGWPQPGQQQPPQQYAPQPPQQHGVGGAPQAPAQFQQAAGQPSAHGAALGYTAAVELSSDRLLRGQPKVQKQSRFQFGGKSAQAGRQQKLELIRHPVMTCYRIAVISLKGGVGKTTTTTSLGAMLASERQDKVIAIDANPDAGTLGRRIKRQTGATIRDLVTAIPNIRSYMDIRQYTSQDPNSGLEIVANDVDPAVSTTFDDSDYRQVIQALGQHYPIILTDSGTGLLYSAMRGVLDLADQLIVVATPSVDGASSASTTLDWLSAHGYADLVQRSITVVSGVRETSKMIKVEDIVAHFQTRCRGVVVVPFDESLAAGAEVNLQMMRPKVREAYFELATLVGEDIARSQQQAGWQGQQQQQQYPQQGGYPQQQQQPYPQQPYPHQGGYPQQGQPWQQPPQPGYPQQGQQPYPPQAPQPGYGYPPPHEAPPPGYGYPPPHQG